aaaaaaaatattaatcatacacaaaaaaagaaaaaaacaatagaaTGGTATATTTGTGgagacaaaaagataaaaaatacttGTAGAAGTCTTTAAAAAGAAGGCAATACTTGCTGCTTTTTATAAATTAcacttaattataatttttttatatattcacaCACATTGCGAAGGTTGAGACTAGTTAGAAGAAAACttgaaaaactaatttaaaaaaaaaaaaaatgaatggctTGCCTAGCCCCATTAGATTTATAATGAGAGTAAGCAACCTTCCGGGAGGGAATCTGCTTGAAACCCAAATTTCTGTGCTCTTTCTTCTCGATTCGATGTATtggcttttcctttttctttggttAAGGCATCTATTGGATGAGTGTGAATTAAGGGAGGTCAATTAAAAAGTACTCCATACTAGATTCCTTTCAAACCAAAGGTCACAGGCGGGTCTGCTTGGCCTTGGTATAGTCCTTGAATTCTTCTTAATTAAGTCTATTATGATGCGTTGATTTCATTCATATTTGGTTAAGGTATCTAGTGACTAGTGGATATGTGTGAAGTTAAAGGGACGAATGAGCATAAAGTAAAATCAACCCTTTATCCTTGGCTGCTCCCTACAAGTAAAGTAATATGCCTTGAGTTGGAAGTTGGAACAGGCATAAGCGTAACAACAATAACTATGAGTTCCCTTTTCcctcttgaaaattttattttggtatgCTCCAATTCCAAAATAAGATACcttcttcaatcttttcttAACAGCTCCTGAACATTTTCGTAGGTTAACGTGTGCATTTCTCATAATGGAAAAGACTGAAGCCAAGATGCCTACAATGTCTGAGATTCTACAAGAGGCCATGACTCGCATAAAAAAGGCAGCAGGAAAAAATGTAGAGTTGGAGACGATTGCAAACGACCTTGAGAAATCAATTAAGGAGTGGGATGATTTTGTACGAGAAAGCGATAAAATCAATACTGCTTTGAAAAAACTCATTGATGATGAGGGCAACATAATCGAAAAAAGTAAGATACATTCCATTGGTAGCAATATCGAAGGATTAAGAAGGTGGGTTATTCTACAAGAGGCCAAGACTCACATCAATAAGGcaagagaaaaagatgaagatttGAAGACGGTAAACGAGCTTGATAAAATCAATGCACTATCCAGAGATGAAGATTTGAAGATGGAAAACGAGCTTGATAAAATCAATACAGTATCCAGTCGTGTCTCAAAGTGGGAGAGCGATTTCGATGGTGAAATTGATAAAATCAATACTGCTTTGAAAGAACTACTAATTCTCAAACAAGGCGACGACAgtgaaagacaaaaaaagataaattctgTTCTTGGCGATATCAAACAATTAAGAAGGAAGGGTAGTTCAGTGCAATTCACTAAAGTGAAGAGCAGTTCATCATCTCGGCCACCACAGACACAAGATGTGGCTTTGTCAGAAGCGTGGAAACAACTTGGTTTGGAAGAGAACATTTTTTCAAAGACGATAAACGTGGGAAATCTTCAATCAAGTTACCACAATGTTGAGAACCACCAAATAAAGCTCTgcttactctctctctcaatattccCGGTGAATTATCCTATAAAGAAGAGGCTTTTAATTTACTGGTGGATTGGTGAGGGCTTCATCAATGGAAACGGGAAAAAGACAGCTGAGGAGGTTGGAGAAGAAGTGTTTGAGAAACTCATAAATCAAGGCCTAATTAGACCGGTAGTAGACCGTCATGATTCATGGCCAATTGTGAATAAATGTAACCTGCACCCTTGGATTCACCGTATGTTGATATCGTTGGCCAAGGACGTTGAACTTTTTGAATTCATTAACAAGAGCTCCAATACCAAGGTGCCCAAACATAGGCGGTCGTGCTTAGTTTCAATCACTCAAAACTATTCTTCAGCTGATCAGTATCCCGCCATGCCTGAGAACTTGTGGACATTATTCAATTTAAGTGAGCAATATCTTCATTTCAAACCAGACTGGCTTACCAAGTTGAAGACGATTGAGGTTCTTCAGTTGGGGCGTTGGCAGGACgtttttttaaatcacattgAAACGATAAATGAAGAACTTCTGAAAGGTTTGGGGGCTCAGAAAAACTTGAAGTATCTTAGTCTCCGAGGGATTTCAAGAATAGCTGAACTTCCTCCCTCCATTGTAAACCTCACCAGCCTTGAAATTCTTGAACTTAAAGCATGTCACAATTTAGAGACATTGCCCAATGATATTTCATTATTGAGGAAGCTGACGCATTTGGATGTATCGGAGTGTTACTTGCTAGAAAGAATGCCAACGGGGCTTGATACCCTCACCCTCACTTCTCTCCAAGTGTTGAAGGGATTTCTTATAGGAGATTCAAAAACCACTCCCTGCAGACTTGGTGATCTTGGCAAATTGACGAGATTGAGAAGGTTGAGTATCTACATAGGAAGTGCGGCTGAAATCCTGGAGAATACTTCCTCTCTTCGCTGCCTAACAATCACATGGGCGTTACGTTCTAATTCAGAATCAAGAGATAAAGTAAAGATGCAATCCTTTTCATTTCCACCAGATTTGCAAAAACTAGATCTCAGAGCCTTTCCTCTAGAGGCTCCGCCAAAATGGTTAACACCAACTAAACtgaaaagattaaagaagctGTATATAAGGGGAGGGGGACTTGGAAAGTTTGATTTTGGGGAACAAGACAAGTGGGCAGTTGAAATCTTACGTCTCGGGCATCTAAAGAAGCTGCGGATAGACTGGAACAAGTTAAATCAAGATTTTCCTTGTCTACGGtatcccaaaaaagaagaagaagttaatcCAAATAAGAGTGATTCAGAGATggttgagagttgagactaAAACACTTGATAGAAGTTGATCAAGTTCAAACTACTGATCATGTTCAGGATTGCTAACTAAGGTAGAGGTAGAGGAGGATGATGGAATTATTGTGGGAGGAGATGTACTGCCATCAATATGATGCAGAATTTTATTGCCTTTGATGTAAGGTGAAATGGGGGTTTTCCAAGAGAGTTATCTTTGGTGAGTTTAATTTGAAGGTGATTTGATGGAGTAAGACTAGAGAAGGGTCGAGAGGTAGAAGATTCAACAatggaggaggaagaagaagagtttgTCAAGGTTGGACGTGAGTCCGTTTGCTCTTATACCATATAggaacttgaatatatataattattaatagagatttgaaaataattttgcttCCCGTAACTTATTTTTAGGAGCTTATTCTTGTATTTATATGTTCAGTAAAGATTACATTTGTTTGAATATGtatattatatttcatttgaatttggatGTTATCAATCTCAGTCAGATAATAGTTGACTTGGTTTTGGCCTGTCAGATGATGgtttacaaaaagaaagtagTTACAGAAATCTAATATGTATATTATATTCTTGTATAACCTAGGAGAAGAGAATTGTGGTCCACTTGAGAAGAGCTTCAGCATTGTAGGCCCTGCTAGTTTACAGAAAGAAAGCAGTTACAGACCTGTAGAACACCATGTTTTGATTTAATTGTGCTTTATATTCTcgaaaaaatcaccaaatacaATAATTAATACACTAGAAAGATGGGTTTCTtcagcctttcatttgactatAGGTGGACTGGTAGAGAAGATTTTATTAGAACTCACTTGAAAGAATGCAAACTTTATCAGGACTATTACATATTGCtatcatgaattttatttacatttcaCTAATAACATTGCCATCTGCCAATTAAATGCTATAAGTTATCAACTTTAGGATGCCAATTAGcagaataaaatttttattcattgcATTACTTTTACTGTCCTCATTAATGCACCAAGTTTGGTGTAATTTAgataccactttttttttttttttttttttttttgcgtgtaTTGTATATTTGACTTGAGGTGATTTTGTCCTGATGACTGAACTAATGTAGTAATGATAGAGACAACAAGAGGCTTACAAAATGCAACCCTAATGGTTCAAATATATTCATTATGTTTACTTTGTTCTTTGCTTTGAGGCTATGTCTAGATTGAAGGTGAATTTTGGGTCAAGAATGAGATGGTTTCAGTGGGGGAGATGGCTGCCACTCTGAACTTTAAGGTTGTAATGTAGCTTCTTTTCATACATACTATTCAAGAGTTTAATCAGTGTACTTAGGCTGCAAGCCTTCTTTtcctacatatatataaattggcTTGTACGCACAGTGTTTAGCTTCTCCATATGCATGTGATAAATTGAGAACATCCATGATCTCTgtagtgggaaaaaaaatatcattgcGAAGCATTTAGCATCATAATGACGTGTTGTGATTTTGAAGCTACATGCATCTGAAACACTAGATACAGCCTCTTACTCTAGGTACCTAcaataaatcaataaagaaGGGCAATGTAAGCTTAAAGTGGTAAGCCATTGTACCTCTAACAACTGTTTTtggtaaattatttattaaaaaaaaaaatgtaagatagcaatgtttaaaagtttttttttttttttttggtaaatagcatttcttttttaatttcgaATGTTGGAGATTCGAGTTCCAACATTGAAAGAGATGAGTTATATGTTTAGTGAAACTCGTATCTTCAAAAGACAAGCTCAAAAGAGATGAGTTTCATATGCTCATATGAACTTGCATCTAATATCCCCCCAAATACTTTTAAAATAacactaattaaaaaattaattttagaataGTATTTTATTAAGTATGGCCTACTGCTAACAATGAGTCTATTTCCAGTTGAATGTTTCGATAACCCAAATTTCAAGCTAATTGTAGACCAAATCATGTAACCGTTATATTAATAAGATTGAAGTTGCAATAATCAAATATCAATCTCTTGGCTCAGAGAGGTTAAGCAATATTCAAACTTAAAATTACATCATAGCCAAATTTGGTAAGATTGCCAAATTGGCTTTTTATTTGGTCGCATTGGAGAATATTCATCATAGCCAAAGATTTGCTGAACAGAGCAGAGTTGGGGGAGCTAGAATTAATGCCTTCCTTCTCTTAATTGTTAGATTCAGTGAAGGTTCATGTTGGAGGAGAGGTTGACATGGTTTGGAATTTAATGGAATATAGAAAGTTTGAAGTCCACCCTTGTTGTAGGTTAGCAGAGCACCTATTGTAGATATGTTTCCACGGAGTCCATAAGTGTCCTTTAATGTTTCTATGTGCAAGACTTCAGCTTTAGGAAAGATTTTAAGTAGTTATTATGGACTGCTGTTGTATGTTCAAGGGCAGTGGAATGAAAATGTTGAGAAGCTATTGTTGCAGTGTTTAGTTATAGCTTGGTTATGCTGCAAATGTTTCCTTGTTTCAGTTTATCATCCTAAGTAGGTTGTTGAGATATTGGATGGTGGGGATGGAAGGTGCAGAAGGCACAACACTAATGGAATTTATAATGGTCATACCACTCTGCCTAAATGGTGTATTTGGTGAAAGTTCTTCAAAATAAATCATTACTTCAGTGTACTAAGAGTTTCTTTCTGTAAAGTTCTTCTCTATATCTCCAGTGTACTAAAGTTGTATCCAATGTAAATAAATCATTActtcaaaataaataagtaacATAAGGTTGTGACATATCCTGACTCTTGCTCTTTTTTTTGCACTGTTACAGTTGATGAATATGGTTTACAGGTATTGCTCAAAGCTTCTGAAAAGCTCAATGTTTTACCTTGTCAAGCCTCTGTTAAGATTTTAAACAAACGTAGGTCTTATTTGTTGAAACTCCCCATATAATTTGCACCTTAGGTTCTAGTTAACCCCTTAAACCACCCTATCTTAAAACCTCTGTTGCTGTCTAGAAAATTTCTGTGACTTGTTTCTTCACAGTTTCTTAGACTTCATCCTTACAAACCCTGCTATTATGTTCAAAATAGAAGCTCTAAACCCTTTTAAAATTCCAAGCCCTTAAATTATCGTTTATCCAATCTTTAATATTGgcaactaaataaaaaattgtaggaAATTTCCTTTGTTCCTGTGTAATCTTCTTAACTGAAACATCTGGTTTTGTTTAGTCCAATAGTTTCATCAAAGATACGGTCATACAGCTATTCcacttaaaaattaagtaaataaaaaagttctaCTGTTCACAGAATAAACTAAGCCCAGAATAGCTGCCAATTTATGCTCCATTTTAATCTCTAACCACTTCCCCCCTCCTTGCACttatacaaacttttttattgaCATTTTTATTCGGCGTTTTGCTACGATTGAAGCTATAATAATCAATCTGAAACAAGCTACTCAGTAACAGCCCTAACTAACCTTTAGTTTACTGTGCAATACTTTTTCTTTCATGTTGGAGCCATGAAGTTAAATGTTATTTGAGTCCCAATGCATGCTTGTAGGCAGAATCACTCAATTAGCCCATGTTCTCCTGTCTGTTTGTTACTGGAGTTTTTTGCCCATATATCTTGTAATTAAAACAGTCATCTtgtcattattttattcaaactaAATTTGAATTGTGCAAGTACCTGATTGCCAATTGAATGAGTTctggaaaaaaatgaaaatcaagacTTACAAGTGATTGCTTATTGGATTGCTCTTAACCTAGGCTTCTTGgagcatgttttttttttccccaagtgAATTTGCCTTTCTGTTGAGTATCTGCACTGTTGTTTGATGGATGATGGCCTAGAGTCCTGCCTTGTTATGGAGATAATCATGCTTGttgatgaaataaaaaaatggcttcccaaaattttgaaaatgttagCGAAACTAACCTAGTGGTCAATAGAGGAACCAAGTCTGTTAAGCTGGTATTTCTGATGATCCTATGCTTTTGTACATTAATGGATTGGTTGGCTACAATGCGGAACtaatcatttttatcttttcttgatttcctAGATTCTTGTAACTTTTGTTCTTGATTGTTTGACCCCTTGTACACTCCCTATGGTGCTCTCccttttttgatatcaataaacttattacttataatataaaaaaaaatgatcctaTGCTTTTGTAGCATGAATAAGTGGTTTTTTTATATGCATAGAGATGCCTAAGTACTATACTTTTGTCGAAGCTACATATagttctattttgtttttgatagatTTGATATGATTTGAAACATTTGATGTCTGCTTCATGGTGTTTGCTCTCTATTATAAGGCCAATGCATCAATTGGTTTCTTCTTTGTGTAACCGAAATTCGATCCCAAGTCCCTTATTCGACAACAataaactttaccagttgaaatAATTGAAACTCATTGATGTTATATATTCTTGGTTGTCAACAATGTAGAAGTTTAATTagccaattaaaataaatacatttcATGTTTGCATTTAGAGATGCTAGTGCTTGTATAATAGCCCAAATGATCATATCTTTGACATTTAATTAGAATATAAGTGCTATAATAAAGTACCATGTAACTAACTATGCACAACAGGAGGCAACGTATGGGAAGGAGATATGAACATTGCCGATTTTGTAGGCGTTTTCTTTATAGGTTACTTTTAGCATAATGGTAATCGAATTTTTGTAGTGGTTTGATGTGTTTCTCCATCCTTTTGTATTAATAAAATCATGCCTCATATTATCTTTATTTGAGGTCTTTTGCTGATTCTGAAATTAAAACCAACATtgtaacaataatttaatagaTAGATTTTGATGTTTATTTAATAGATAGATTTTAGCAAAACATCAAGAAACTTTACCGACAACAATGGATTTGATTAACTTcaagaatttagattttagcTTCCCCTCCCCAAATGGCATCTACATCTTCAATTAAATTCCACCATATTTTCATCCTCGTGTACCTCTAACAgctatttttgttaaaattattctttaaaaaaaatatttgataagagAGCAATGTTTGAAagttattttggaaaaaagtattattattattttttaaaatctcatcTGTTAGAGATTCGAGTTCTAGCATTTAAGTTTTAATGAAACTTTCTCTTCAAAAGACGAGCTCGAACGAGATGAGTTTCATATGTTCAAAAGAACTCATCTCCAGTATCCCTAAATACTTTTGAAATACACActaaataacaaattaattttaaaatagtgtTATTTAGTAAAATCAACCTATTGCCAACAAtgagggtacgtttggtacgctgaatgaaaattatgataggaattgtaatctttattactaggaataaaatgtgttgtaatgcaATAATTAAatctattcattagtttggttgtgagttataacattagaataaaacttatcatttattttaggaaatttcttacccatacaattatatttccttaaaaattgttatttttaaatttaagagggatatgtgttattttttatgattttttatttttataattgttagatgtatatagaaagtttatttatttggaaatatattaagttttgaaattattgcacttactaaggaatagctaatataacattttaaagaggaatagttattccttatctatatatatataaccgaaacttttgaaactcccacaattttctatGCCagcatttaattaaattttttctattttttaaatttgattttttttaaaaaaaaatctaatttctaCCCACCAAATACACGTTAGAAAACCC
This genomic stretch from Quercus robur chromosome 4, dhQueRobu3.1, whole genome shotgun sequence harbors:
- the LOC126722037 gene encoding disease resistance RPP13-like protein 4 gives rise to the protein MEKTEAKMPTMSEILQEAMTRIKKAAGKNVELETIANDLEKSIKEWDDFVRESDKINTALKKLIDDEGNIIEKSKIHSIGSNIEGLRRWVILQEAKTHINKAREKDEDLKTVNELDKINALSRDEDLKMENELDKINTVSSRVSKWESDFDGEIDKINTALKELLILKQGDDSERQKKINSVLGDIKQLRRKGSSVQFTKVKSSSSSRPPQTQDVALSEAWKQLGLEENIFSKTINVGNLQSSYHNVENHQIKLCLLSLSIFPVNYPIKKRLLIYWWIGEGFINGNGKKTAEEVGEEVFEKLINQGLIRPVVDRHDSWPIVNKCNLHPWIHRMLISLAKDVELFEFINKSSNTKVPKHRRSCLVSITQNYSSADQYPAMPENLWTLFNLSEQYLHFKPDWLTKLKTIEVLQLGRWQDVFLNHIETINEELLKGLGAQKNLKYLSLRGISRIAELPPSIVNLTSLEILELKACHNLETLPNDISLLRKLTHLDVSECYLLERMPTGLDTLTLTSLQVLKGFLIGDSKTTPCRLGDLGKLTRLRRLSIYIGSAAEILENTSSLRCLTITWALRSNSESRDKVKMQSFSFPPDLQKLDLRAFPLEAPPKWLTPTKLKRLKKLYIRGGGLGKFDFGEQDKWAVEILRLGHLKKLRIDWNKLNQDFPCLRYPKKEEEVNPNKSDSEMVES